The Panicum virgatum strain AP13 chromosome 3N, P.virgatum_v5, whole genome shotgun sequence genome includes the window TTGTCAGGCATCTATGCTGACATTCCATACTTGGACGGGGTGCCTCTCCCCTCGTGTGCCCTTCAGTATGGATGTTTGGTGGTTCTTTCTGGTGCCTCCTTGTTCTACCATCTCATTTTACAATTTTGCCATGTATCTATCCATACTGGGGTGTGCCTTCTGGTCAAAGTTTCCTGCCCCTGTAACTTCTATGTAAGAAAAGGGCTTGTAAAACAGTTTCAAATGATCATATCAGCCAAAAGGAATGAAGTGTCATCCAATCTTGTGTTTTTTTGCCACTTGATACTTATGTGAGGACCTGGCCTGTAAACAGCCCCAAAATGATCATGTCAGGCAGATTACATTCTGTAATGAACATAGCTCGACTTCATACTTTCCATCTCGTACCGTGCACTGTATTGCAATCAAGATGTGTTTTACAGATTGTTTAGCTCAACTTCTGGACACTTTAGATTTCGGGTGGCCAAATCGGTTGCCGTAGCAGTTTGAAAGGCACGGAGCTGATGACAAAAGGGTAAGGTTGATGCCAATTTTTTCACATTTCAAATGCATAAGGATGTTCAGTTGGTGCGAAAGGTTTGAGCTTCTTTTATGCTTTCTCCAATCAACACACGAGGAACACCTCTTGCAGCTGCTCTTCACGAAAGAAGAAAACTCCGAAAGTTATTTCCCATATGCTTTTATTTTAGATGCTAAAAGCCGAAGCTTCAGGCAAACAGAATTACACTGCAAGCATGGTGTCTGCTGACATGAAATCATTATATTACGGTCATCAGCAAGATGACAATGACATTAATTCTGAAATGAAAGATGACTACAGATATTCTGCTCTAAACCAACAGTATACTGAACGCGGATGACGGGTCAGATGTACAATATCAAGTTTTCCTTCCTGGCATGAAATTTACAGTGACACTTGCATCAAGCAAATGCGAGCTCATCAGCGAACTGCAATCTTTTTCATTTTCGCTGATTTGTGCTTGATGAAGAGAGCCGCTATCATGCTTTTAGTGCCAACAGGAGCCTTTTGGATTGCACGACCTTTAGGGTTGTCGAAAGAATGAAATGTTGAAAATTCCTTTACACCAGATTGGTTCTGAAAATAAAGACGATGTGTTAAATATACTGTCATAAAGAGACAAAATCTGCAGTGCGTCACccttttaattaaaaaaaagagatataTATCATGTCATATTCTAACATACCTTATTGCCAATCTTTTGCATGGCATCAGAACTGGTGCTCCGGTTGAACTGCAGAGGCCTGCGCATAGGAGAAGCAGACCGCTCCTTACCTGAAGCATCATAGATTCGTATGGAACATTCAATCTccaaacaaaaaataataaGAAAATGACTTTGGAGTGAACAAAAACATTTCTGTCCCCCATGCCCTCTAggaatttaaatttcagaatgATTATTACATAGAAGGTTTAAATCACCTGATGCAGGTTTTGATACTGCTGTGTCCACTAGGCTGCAAAAACGCAGATGGCAGCTAGTTAGATCAGAACATAACCGCTATTtgcacaaacaaacaaacaagaaGCCATTTACACAGAGCGGAACAAAACTGGAAGAAGTCTTACGCAAATGTAGGTTTATGTGCTGCGTTTGCTGTGGTGCTGTTCTCTGAAGCCAGATGCCAGGAAAGTGTCTTTGCTGAAcccattaaaaaaataattcagTTAATATGGAGCCTAGCATAAGCCATAAAACTGcaacaaagagaagaaataAGAAGGCCCACCTGAGGGATAAGGTCTAGGTTTTGAATCCTGATCAGTGTCTATTGGCAGGTGCGCATGAGCCGGGGATTTCTTATGACCAGTAGCTAGCTTGGCAGATAAAAATGGGGAATCAAAATTCAGCACcttttatttttgtaatttcCAAACAGTGGGTAAAATCTAAGTTTTACATTGACCTACATGGTAGGATATAGTGCTTGTGGTGTTTTATATTTGTCCCCATCATTTGCTGCTGCCTGAGGCCTTCTTTATCTGTGTAGACTTGGCATGTGAAGATTTGCTACAGATTTGAAAATAGGTCGTTATTTTAACTGTCATAGTTTCATCAGCATATAATGCAAGTATAGCGCATAAGTGGCATTACCTGGTTCAGGCGTGCAACTTTCAGTTCGAAAGTTGACACCTCAGAAGCTTGCTGTTCGAAAAGGTCTGTCAATTTGTAGGCAACCGTACCCAGATGATCAACCGCATTGACAACGGCTCGTACAGCATAATCTTTCAAATTGTCCAGAACCCTGATGTAAATCAACAGGTTCAGTTGTCATAATATGGTCAATGATGAATCTGAATGTTACAATTGAAAATGTGCTATGATGAAATAAGGGTACAGTGCAAGTTCAGAGTTCAGCACACAATCATTTCATTAAAAAGGAATAAAGTGCACATCCTATATTTCTGAAATATATCCTGCACTCACAAATATGAGAGGGCCCCTTTTGCTGAATTTCATTGAAGTGACAAAATTCACACTACAAACAGTACACGGGCAGTTGTCAGATAATTCCAAAATTCCAGATAATACCAAAATTCCTTATTCTAGTCTAGGCAGTGTAATTTGTATTCTAGTCGCACCACCACATCAAGCAAGGTCTCTTCCTCACACCTATTGTTGTCCTCGCTCTAGGTGGCTTAGCCCTCCTATACCTATCATAGGAAGTCCCAAGTCCGGTAGTTGCTAGTTGCTACTCCCACATGCTGCACCAACGCTTCAATTGAATTCAATCCCTATACGAGATGACAAAATAGAGCTAGATAGCATGCAAGATGCAATCGTACGAGGAGAAAGAGAAACCATGACCACTGCGGTAAGATAGGAGCAACTCGTTTGTGGCAATAAAAGATGTCCGGAGCTAGTCAATGCAAGAGCAGGAGCAGGATTGTGACTCACATCTGCTTCTGCTCGCTGTGGAGGTAGGACTTCTCGCAGTACTCGGAGGCGGAGTAGAGCTGCGGCCGCAGGTTCTTGAGCTCCTGCACGTGTAAATCAGCACCATCACGATTCACGAAGCAGAAACCCAGGGTCCAAAACCCAGCCGGATCCCCCGCGAAACGGAGGAAAAAACGAACAGCTTAAGAAGCAAAGATTTTtcggtgtgtgtgtgtatgggATCTGGGAATGCAGGGTTCCGGGAGCACCTGCAGGGCCTTGATGAAGCTCTTGCTGCGCTCCATGGACGCCTCGTCGACGGTGGTGGGCCCCGCCCCCGCGACCCCGCCCCAGCtaccgcccgccgccggggcaTGGCGCGCCGCCTGCATTCCCCCGCTTCCCTTGGCTCCGGCGGGGCGGGCGTCTGGCGAGGGCGGAACAGGGCGAAGCGAAGAGGGGAAGTCAAGCGAGCGCTCCACTGGGGAGAGTGGAGTGGAGGGGAAGCGATGCCTCGCCAACCGGAGGCAGCTCAGCGTCAGCGGCAGCTTATTCTACTGCCCACCACCACCGCTCTCTCCTTGATTCCATCCCAGCGCGTGCGCGTGTCCGTGTGGGCGGTGGTGCGCGGAGGAGGGGCCGTGTCTGTGTTGGCGGTGgtccgcggaggaggaggatgggtcACTGGGTCAGGGGAGAGCGACCGCAGCGGTGGGTTGATGGCGACGGACGGACGGGCGGGACGGGGGGCCGCCGCCGGTTAATCCATCTCGTTGTTTGGTTTGGTGTTTACCTGATGGAGGTTGCGATTTGGCAGGGGAATCATTGCCCACTCAACGCTGTGGGTTTGGTTGCTTCGCTTGTCTTGTCTGCACTACTACGGCCGCGGATCTTGCTGGTTTGCTGTGCTGTCCTAAACTAAACGCCATTTCAAGGCCGTTTTCACCTGGACTCTTGGAGATGCCATCTTTATTCGATTCCAGCAAGGCAACATATCCTATGAAAACTAACCATCTCATGAAAACTATGGAAACTACAATCAGAATCACAGGATGTCCATCCCATGGCTAGGAGAAGAGGTGGGTTGTTCTAGCACATAACCCCCCACTAATCTCTCCTAATCCCAAAATTATGCAAATCCCCCAGCTGCCCTCCTCCCGAACGGCCGCTGCCCTCCtcccgatccgccgccgccctgggttTGAAGCTCGATAGTCTGCCGCTGGCCGCTGccaagggaggtcgccggggagTCGTCTGGTCGAAGGAGCTTCAAAATGAGTTCGGCTCGCCGTTTCATGCCGCCGCCTGTGtttcgcgccgccggccgcgtctCGCGCCTACACAACGACCCTTGCGCCTCCACGACGGTGCAGCCGGGCAACCAGTCGTGCGGGTGGATGGCGTGGAAGAAGCACCTCGAGgtcgcggaggccgccgctgccgcggcgccggccggggATCCACCGGAGCACGTCCGCGGCGACGCTTGCGGACACCACCACCAGTAATGCCTCCAGCAAGTTCATCACCATGGCCGAGGTGCGCGAGCACGCGTTGCGGGACTCGGCGTGGATTGTCGTCTACGGCCACGTCTACGATTGCACCGCGTACCTCAAGGACTACCCCGGCGGCGTGAACATCATCCTCATCAACGCCGGCGCCGACTGCACCGAGGAGTTCGACGGCGACGCCATCCACTCCGACAAGGCCAAGGCGCTCCTTGCCCTCTCCCGCATCGGCaagctcgtcgccgccggcgatggcaGCGACAGCCCGGACACCCCGTCCATGAGACCGCCGTGATCTGCAGGTCCCCGCTGCCGGCGCCCTTCGCGCTCTCCAACCCGCGCGAGAAGGTCCCCTGCCGCCTCATCGGCAGGAAGGTGCTGTCCCACGACGTCCGCCTGCTCCGCTTCGCGCTGCCGGCGCCGGGCCAGGTGCATCTCCGATGGGGGCTGAGCAAGCGGTGCAGGCTTGTCTTTGGGGGGTGATTTGCAAAAACTGGGATTATGGTGGGATGAGTGGGGGGCTTTAAGTGCTAAAATCACCCACCTTTGTCCATAGCCCTTGGATGAGGATCCTGTGGTATTGATTGTGGTTTCTAAAGTTTGCACAAGAATGTTGGTTTCCATAGGATATGGTGCCTTCCAGCAATGCTCCGCGTAAAAATAAAATTTGCCTTTCCGTGGAGGATCTGCTGGGTAGTgtgttactccctccttccccattTCTTAGGCGCATGACCATTTTGCGTTTTTCTTTcaatcaccgtgttcggcaggctggagctggaggctggagctggagtggtgtgagagaaaaatattattatatggctggtggctagaggttGGAGCTAGAGTAGTGTAAGAGAGAAATACTGTAGGACTGGAGaccagccgaacacagtgaACATAGGGTGTGTAGCTTTGGGATTCATGCTGCAGTAATCACCAACCTTGTTAGGAGAAACTAACTCACGGAAGCTGAGCAGCCCAGCCTGGCGCCAAGTAGAATTTCACGGCGGGAATTACATTTGCATGCGGCCATGCAAGTTTTCTAGGATCTCACGGAAGCTGAGCAGCCCAGCCTGGCGCCAAGCAGAATTTCGCGGCGAGAATTACATTTGCATGCGGCCATGCAGGTTTTCTAGGATCGAAGCAATGTTGTTTGGTCTCCATATAAACTTTTACAGTATTAATGCAAATCTTGGTACCTGTGAAAATGCTCTTGCgcctaaggccttgtttagttcctttTACAggtaaacgcaaaatttttttgcgtgggaatcttgccaatttgaagtactaaatgaagtttatttataaaacttttttgcacaaatgagttgtaaatcgcgaaacgaatctaatgatactaattaatccatcagcagagcatgtttactgtagtattactgtagtaatttagtgtctaatcacgtcttaattaggctcattagattcgtctcgcgatttacaatccatttgtataatgcgatttatttttcaactatatttagtacactaTATAAgtgatttataaaatttttgtaTTTTGCGTTTTGAGATGCCGAggccggcacgtaccctcgaaTTTGCACTGCACCTGCTCATCCTGATGAAGCGAGGAtgagtaagagcatctccaaccaaGACCTCATATGCTCTCTCATTCTACTTTTGAGGGTCCAAAGCAAAAAAACGGCTCCAACGAAACTCTCATCCGACCCCCGACGGATGAGAGAGCCCTCATTTCCCCCGACGTCCTCCCAGATATAGGAAAGAGAAAGGAGCTCTCTCATCCGGCAACTTCCGCAACAGCTCCGCCTCCCGCGCCGGCGCGGAGCTCTCCCGCCAGGTACGAGTTCTCCCCCTTCCTCGTGTGCCCCCATCTTGCTGCTTTGGCGCCGTAGCATCAGGCCATGGATGTAGATTTTAGGGAGAGGGACAGAGGGGGCGGACCTCCGCCGGCGCCACTGGGGGCCATTCCCGCGCTGGACGAGAGGGCCAAGAGCTCGTATGTGCACGGCACGCGCAGATCTGCACGTCCGTGTTGCCCCACGCGCAGATCTGCTCGCCCTCGGTGAAATCGAGATGGGGGAGGGCCGTGCGCGGTTTCCTGATTGCCGTGCTTCTTGATTGGGTTCGTTGCCGGCCGGTTCCGCGAGATGCGGCATGGGTGCGCTGCGAACGGAATTCAAGCGCCGCCTACTCTCTCCCCACGCTGTTATTGCTTGCTTTTTTCTTTAGAAAAGACGGGACAGAGAGTGTGGAGGGTCTGGGTGGCGCGGGGCGTGGCTGCCGAATTCCTTTTGACGGCCGGCCTGCCTAATTCTTCTATTTGCCCCTTGCGCCATTGCTTGAGGCCTGAGCTGCTGCTCCCTCTGGCCTCTGCCGCCATAACTTGGATGCAGGCTGCGCTGCCCTGGACTCCGCTGAGAGCATGGAGAGGCGACCATGCAGCTGGATTCTAGTGTTTTTGAGCTTCTCCATAATTATGCATTTGGATTCTAGTGCTGGGCTGGGACCCAAATTAATTAATCGGACCAGCATGCAGCTATCCATCCAACCGATTGGGCATTATTAAATTTAGATGGATGTGCTCTTGTAATTTGATTCGTACATGATGTGTTTGCAATGCTGAAAAGGATGGTCTTCCAACTTGATTAATGCATCATGTGTTTGCAATGCAGGAAGGGACATGGATTTCTTCTCGAACCTGTTGGACCAAAATGGAGTGGGCAGCAGTGCTGATCTAGAGTGGGATGGAACCCAATTTCCAAGTCCACAAGAGGACCAGATGGTGGTGGAGGAAGCAGTTGTTGAGGTGGAAGCTAGTCCTGTGTTGAAAGGTAACAAGAAGAGAACCAGAAATTTTAGTGTTCAAGAGGACAATTTGTTAGTGGCAGCATGGCTAGAAATTAGCATGGATGCAGTTCAAGGCATTGACCAGCCTCGTGCCACCTATTGGGAAAGAATTCATGACTACTATCATTTGCACAAGGAATTTGATAGTGACCGCAACTGCAATTCTCTCACTCACCGTTGGGGTATTATCCTAGAGATGGTCAACAAATTCTGTGGATGGTATGGTCAAGTTCAAAGAAGGGCCCAAAGCGGAACGACAGAGCAAGATAAGGTATAAATTTGTTTAGAATCTTTCGATTGGCTGAAAATAAATATGGGCTCTGTATAATTTCTAACACATGTACCACTTGTGtaggtactgcaagcttgtgaTGTATtcaaaaaagaggaagagaaatcATTCACTTTGCTGCATTGTTGGAATATCTTGAAGCATGAACAGAAATGGCATGAGGCATGTGCTAATAAGAAACAAAAGACATCCTCCAATTCAAGTCCTAGAACCTCTACTCCTGCAGCCAATGCGAGTGGTGTTGCTGCTCAAGAGGAGGGTGCCAGTCAGTCTACAGATGCTACCAATGCAAGGCCAGATGGTAGAAAGAAGGAGAAAGAGCGGCAACGCAAAGGTAAAAATCCCATGTCTCCTGGAGAAAATCTTTACATGGATGCAATGGAGAATTTGTGGGTTAAGAAGAAAGAGGTTGAAGAGCTGAAAGAGTTGAAAAAAAAGGAGCGCAATGATGACAGAATTGCAATAGAGATGAAAAGGCTTCAAGTTAAAATGGATGCAGAGAAGGAAAGGTGTGATCTGCAGCGAGAAGAGCTAGAACTAAGGAAAAggatagaagaaaaaaaaatggaagtaGAGAAGGAAAGGAGTGATTTGCAGCGAAAAGAGCTAGAACTAAAAAAAAGGATAGAAGATGATAAAATAATGAAAATGGACCTTACTGGTATGAGTGACCGACAGCGCCTCTACTATGAAAAAATGCAGGATTTGATCATTGCTCAACGCTTTGGTGGTGGTGGCTCCAATTGAGATTGTCATGCAATATGTCAGACTGCAAGATGATATGGACTATCTAGTTGAAGTAGTGTTATTCCTGTCATGTATGAACTATTAGTCTATCTTATGCTGGTCGTGTATGGACTATCTAGACTATGTCATGTATGAACTATTAGTCTATCTTATGCTGGTCGTGTATGGACTATCTAGACTATGTCATGTATGAACTATTAGTCTATCTTATGCTGGTCGTGTATGGACTATCTAGACTAAGTAGTGTTATTTCTGTCATGTGTGGACTATCATGCGAGAGTACCAAAATTGAGTACATAAACTGAGTACATATCATAAGATAGTACCAAATACACGAGTTACATACATAAGGGAGATATAGTTACATACATAAGGGAGATACAACCATATGTAATAAATAATTAATACATGTCTCCATGACGTTGCCAGAGGTGTTCGATTAGATCTTCTCGAAGTTGAGAGTGAGTTTGCACATTTCGTATAGCATGATGAGCTTGCATGAACTCATGGAATTCATGTGTGCGATTACGTTCTTCACTCAGTGAAGGTCTAACAAGCTGCCCAACACCATCATAGCGGAAGTCTTCATTTCCATCTCGCTCATCTTCAACGATCATGTTATGCATTATGATACAAGCTGTCATGATCTCTCTAAGGGTTTCTTTATCCCAAAAACGAGCTGGTCCACGAACAATAGCAAAACGAGATTGTAGAACTCCAAAAGCCCGTTCTACGTCCTTTCTAACGGCTTCTTGTGCTTGACAAAAATATTTCTTCTTATTCCCAAGTGGAGACTTCATGCTCTTCACAAATGTTGCCCATTTAGGATAGATGCCATCTGCAAGATAATAACCCATTGTATAACTATGACAATTGATTGTATAGTTAACTTGTGGGGCTTCACCCTCAGCTAGCTTTGCAAAAAGATGTGAACGGTGAAGAACATTGATATCATTGTGGGACCCTGGCAAACCAAAGAAAGCATGCCAAATCCATAAATCTTGAGAAGCAACGACTTCGAGAATGATGGTGGGCTTATGAACATGACCTGTATATTGCCCTTGCCATGCTGTTGGGCAATTTTTCCACTCCCAATGCATGCAATCTATGCTCCCAAGCATTCCGGGAAA containing:
- the LOC120664484 gene encoding probable protein ABIL4, with amino-acid sequence MQAARHAPAAGGSWGGVAGAGPTTVDEASMERSKSFIKALQELKNLRPQLYSASEYCEKSYLHSEQKQMVLDNLKDYAVRAVVNAVDHLGTVAYKLTDLFEQQASEVSTFELKVARLNQQIFTCQVYTDKEGLRQQQMMGTNIKHHKHYILPSTGHKKSPAHAHLPIDTDQDSKPRPYPSAKTLSWHLASENSTTANAAHKPTFALVDTAVSKPASGKERSASPMRRPLQFNRSTSSDAMQKIGNKNQSGVKEFSTFHSFDNPKGRAIQKAPVGTKSMIAALFIKHKSAKMKKIAVR
- the LOC120664486 gene encoding glutathione S-transferase T3-like → MDFFSNLLDQNGVGSSADLEWDGTQFPSPQEDQMVVEEAVVEVEASPVLKGNKKRTRNFSVQEDNLLVAAWLEISMDAVQGIDQPRATYWERIHDYYHLHKEFDSDRNCNSLTHRWGIILEMVNKFCGWYGQVQRRAQSGTTEQDKVLQACDVFKKEEEKSFTLLHCWNILKHEQKWHEACANKKQKTSSNSSPRTSTPAANASGVAAQEEGASQSTDATNARPDGRKKEKERQRKGKNPMSPGENLYMDAMENLWVKKKEVEELKELKKKERNDDRIAIEMKRLQVKMDAEKERCDLQREELELRKRIEEKKMEVEKERSDLQRKELELKKRIEDDKIMKMDLTGMSDRQRLYYEKMQDLIIAQRFGGGGSN